From the Saccharobesus litoralis genome, one window contains:
- the relB gene encoding type II toxin-antitoxin system RelB family antitoxin → MLSLRLPVEIEDRLSNLAQTTGRTKTYYAKEAILRYLDEMEDVYIALDRLEKPGKRWTQEEVEQQLGLED, encoded by the coding sequence ATGTTATCGTTACGTCTACCTGTAGAAATAGAAGATCGATTATCTAATTTGGCGCAAACAACTGGGCGTACCAAAACTTACTATGCCAAAGAAGCTATATTAAGATATTTGGATGAAATGGAAGATGTGTATATTGCCCTAGATAGATTAGAAAAACCAGGAAAACGCTGGACACAAGAAGAAGTGGAGCAGCAACTTGGCTTGGAAGATTGA
- a CDS encoding type II toxin-antitoxin system RelE family toxin — MAWKIEWDDHALKDLKKLDKQTQKDIVKYLKTRISTADSPRQFGKSLVGDKIGLWRYRVKDYRIICKIEDDRLVVVVLRTSHRKNVYRLDI, encoded by the coding sequence TTGGCTTGGAAGATTGAATGGGATGACCACGCCCTAAAAGACTTAAAAAAATTAGACAAACAAACGCAAAAAGACATTGTTAAATATCTTAAAACACGAATATCGACAGCCGATTCACCAAGGCAATTTGGCAAATCCTTGGTAGGAGACAAGATCGGCTTGTGGCGTTATAGAGTTAAAGACTATCGCATCATTTGCAAAATAGAGGACGATAGATTAGTGGTTGTTGTATTGAGGACTAGCCATAGAAAAAATGTATACAGGTTAGATATTTAA